In Leishmania donovani BPK282A1 complete genome, chromosome 35, the following are encoded in one genomic region:
- a CDS encoding proteasome beta 2 subunit, putative, with product MPGFNFENVQRNLSLENEGYSAPRTLKTGTTIVGVVYKDGVVLGADTRATEGSIVADKCCRKIHYMAPNIMCCGAGTSADTEAVTNMVSSHLALHRLETGKQSRVLEALTLLKRHLYRYQGHVSAALVLGGVDVEGPFLATIAPHGSTDRLPFVTMGSGSIAAMAQLEVAYKDNMTCEEAKELVTSAIHKGIFNDPYSGTQVDVCVITKDKTELMIGYDTPNKRMHPRQEVMLPPGTTPVLKEEIRHLVDIVDV from the coding sequence ATGCCCGGGTTCAACTTTGAAAATGTGCAGCGTAACCTCAGCCTGGAGAATGAGGGCTACTCTGCGCCACGAACGCTGAAGACCGGTACGACTATCGTCGGTGTCGTTTACAAGGACGGCGTCGTGCTCGGAGCTGACACTCGTGCCACCGAGGGCAGTATTGTGGCGGACAAGTGCTGCCGCAAGATCCACTACATGGCTCCGAATATCatgtgctgcggtgccggcaCGTCGGCGGACACAGAGGCCGTGACGAATATGGTGTCCTCGCACCTGGCCCTGCACCGGCTCGAGACGGGCAAGCAGTCCCGCGTGCTCGAGGCACTGACGTTGCTGAAGCGCCACTTGTACCGCTACCAGGGTCACGTCAGCGCAGCGCTTGTGCTCGGTGGCGTGGATGTGGAGGGCCCGTTCTTAGCCACCATCGCGCCACACGGCAGCACCGATCGTCTGCCCTTCGTGACGATGGGCAGCGGTAGCATTGCCGCCATGGCTCAGTTGGAGGTTGCCTACAAAGACAACATGACGTGCGAGGAGGCCAAGGAGCTGGTGACGTCGGCTATCCACAAGGGCATCTTTAATGATCCCTACAGCGGCACCCAGGTGGACGTGTGCGTCATCACGAAGGACAAGACGGAACTCATGATCGGTTACGACACGCCGAACAAGCGCATGCACCCGCGGCAGGAAGTCATGCTCCCTCCTGGTACTACGCCGGTGCTCAAGGAGGAGATCCGTCACTTGGTTGATATAGTGGATGTCTGA
- a CDS encoding 30S Ribosomal protein S17-like protein, producing the protein MLRQSLLRLPWWNFQTEHRQRCVMMYGGARTKNTHNANHRVYVRKFKRNAFPNRTRHHWAVSMTGVQGQRPRRMPWPYDLTSMIFNQPRQGSDKIGYVVGTSMLKTAVVAANHMVYYPKFNQRVSRTSRFFAHDEDLACVEGDLVHIKQSRKISKYKHYYVFSILEPNIEGRERLKLGLKAVPPPLFGYPVSRRVVKLNLTNTEGTKEKLAAAIQEHVQDAYRFAGPTPDQPRAKLTDSASFDEANKMIAPNASVTAELPPGEEPTFLGGGQPVAEEFSEVEEDSRHKKGDDYWMNLQPSDKYDFKNLKKSP; encoded by the coding sequence ATGCTTCGTCAGTCGCTTCTTCGACTCCCGTGGTGGAACTTCCAGACGGAGCACCGTCAGCGGTGCGTGATGATgtacggcggcgcgcgcaccaagaacacacacaacgcaAATCACCGCGTCTACGTCCGCAAGTTCAAACGCAATGCCTTTCCGAATCGCACGCGACATCATTGGGCTGTCTCGATGACTGGTGTGCAGGGACAGCGACCGCGTCGCATGCCGTGGCCGTACGACTTGACGTCAATGATTTTCAACCAGCCCCGCCAGGGCTCTGACAAGATCGGCTACGTGGTCGGCACCAGCATGCTCAAGACGGCTGTGGTGGCAGCGAATCACATGGTCTACTACCCGAAGTTCAACCAGCGCGTGTCGCGCACGAGTCGCTTCTTTGCTCACGATGAGGATCTCGCTTGCGTCGAGGGTGACCTGGTACACATCAAGCAGTCTCGAAAGATCTCCAAGTACAAGCACTACTATGTCTTCAGCATCCTAGAGCCGAACATTGAAGGACGAGAGCGGCTGAAGCTCGGGCTCAaggcagtgccgccgccgctgttcgGTTACCCAGTGTCGCGCCGTGTTGTGAAGCTGAACCTGACTAACACAGAGGGCACCAAGGAGAagctggcagcggcgattCAGGAGCACGTGCAGGATGCCTATAGGTTTGCTGGGCCGACACCAGATCAACCGCGCGCCAAGCTGACGGACTCTGCTTCCTTCGATGAGGCGAACAAGATGATTGCCCCGAACGCGTCTGTGAcagcggagctgccgccCGGTGAGGAGCCCACGTTTCTTGGAGGCGGGCAACCAGTGGCCGAGGAGTTCAGcgaagtggaggaggacagccGCCATAAGAAGGGTGACGACTACTGGATGAACCTGCAGCCGTCTGACAAGTACGACTTCAAAAACTTGAAGAAGTCGCCTTAG
- a CDS encoding T-complex protein 1, eta subunit, putative, whose protein sequence is MIQPQLVLLREGTDTSQGKPQLISNINACISIVDTVKSTLGPCGMDKLIHNGRDVQISNDGATIMNLLEIVHPAAKSLVDIARAQDNEVGDGTTSVVVLAGELLKESKQCVEDGIAPQVIVKAYRNSLSIAIKALDELCVPFKAEGNSNEENLIRCAETALNSKLINTERRFFAEMAVKAVMALNEDMNLDLIGIKKVAGGSMRDSLLVDGVAFKKTFSYAGFEQQRKKFDNPKVLLLNVELELKAEKDNAEVRLKDPKQYQSIVDAEWKIIFDKLDKCVATGANVVLSRLPIGDLATQYFADRDIFCAGRVANDDMTRMCMATGGVVQSTLNNVPAGVLGTCGTFEERQVGTERFNFFTGCKSSKTSTVILRGGAQQFIEEADRSLHDAICIVKRAIKTGSVVGGGGAIEMELSKKLREYSRTIKGKEQMVVSGYARALEIIPRQLAENAGHDSTDTVNKLRQKHYVTSEKDSQWYGVDIFNGGVCDTFANFVWEPTLVKRNALQSATEAACLILSIDETVTNPESDAAKKQAVGGGGRGGNMAMSKAGMGGMFAGAPGVTRMKGGRGK, encoded by the coding sequence ATGATCCAGCCACAGCTTGTGCTTCTCCGCGAAGGTACGGACACCTCGCAGGGTAAGCCGCAGCTCATCAGCAACATCAATGCCTGCATCAGCATCGTGGACACCGTGAAATCTACCCTCGGACCATGCGGCATGGATAAGCTCATCCACAACGGACGCGATGTTCAGATCAGTAACGACGGCGCCACTATCATGAATCTGCTCGAAATTGTGCACCCAGCTGCAAAGAGTCTCGTGGACATTGCGCGTGCGCAAGACAACGAGGTGGGCGATGGTACGACCTCTGTCGTCGTTCTCGCTGGCGAACTGCTGAAGGAGTCGAAGCAGTGCGTGGAGGACGGCATTGCGCCGCAGGTGATTGTCAAAGCCTACCGCAACTCCCTCAGCATTGCGATAAAGGCGCTGGATGAGCTTTGCGTCCCGTTCAAGGCTGAGGGCAACTCGAACGAGGAGAACTTGATTCGCTGTGCCGAGACCGCGCTCAACTCGAAGCTGATCAACACAGAGCGGCGCTTCTTCGCCGAGATGGCGGTGAAGGCTGTGATGGCGCTAAATGAGGACATGAACCTTGACCTCATTGGCATCAAGAAGGTGGCCGGCGGTAGCATGCGCGACAGCCTGCTGGTGGACGGTGTTGCGTTCAAAAAGACTTTCTCCTACGCTGGtttcgagcagcagcgcaagaagTTCGACAACccgaaggtgctgctgctgaacgtGGAGCTGGAGCTCAAGGCCGAAAAGGATAATGCAGAGGTGCGCCTCAAGGACCCGAAACAGTACCAGTCTATAGTCGATGCAGAGTGGAAGATCATCTTCGATAAGCTGGACAAGTGTGTGGCTACGGGCGCCAATGTGGTGCTCTCTCGCCTGCCTATCGGCGACTTAGCCACGCAGTACTTTGCAGATCGAGACATCTTCTGTGCCGGCCGCGTGGCAAACGACGACATGACGCGCATGTGCATGGCTACCGGCGGTGTGGTGCAGTCTACGCTTAACAATGTCCCGGCTGGGGTACTCGGCACATGTGGCACGTTTGAGGAGCGTCAGGTCGGTACGGAGCGCTTCAACTTCTTTACCGGGTGCAAGAGCTCGAAGACATCCACCGTGATtctgcgcggcggtgcccaGCAGTTCATTGAAGAGGCTGACCGCTCCTTGCACGACGCCATCTGTATAGTGAAGCGCGCAATCAAGACCGGCTCTGTcgtcggtggcggtggtgccatCGAGATGGAACTGAGCAAGAAACTGCGCGAGTACTCGCGGACGATCAAGGGTAAGGAGCAGATGGTGGTCTCCGGATACGCCCGCGCGCTGGAGATCATTCCGCGCCAGCTCGCTGAGAACGCCGGCCACGATAGCACTGACACAGTGAACAAGCTGCGCCAGAAGCACTATGTGACCTCTGAAAAGGACAGCCAGTGGTATGGCGTCGACATCTTCAACGGTGGTGTGTGCGACACTTTCGCTAACTTTGTGTGGGAGCCTACGCTGGTGAAGCGGAACGCGCTGCAGAGCGCCACAGAGGCGGCTTGCCTGATTCTCTCGATCGATGAGACCGTGACGAACCCAGAATCGGACGCTGCCAAGAAGCAGGcggttggcggcggcggtcgcggtGGCAACATGGCCATGAGCAAGGCGGGCATGGGCGGCATGTTTGCTGGTGCCCCAGGCGTCACACGCATGAAGGGCGGTCGTGGCAAGTAG
- a CDS encoding nucleoside diphosphate kinase, putative: MVGEQRDTFVVEYFDPQASLSRTYQFCYFTDDKTIEMYNLKTKRLFLKRCAYPSLSPNELYVGATINVFSRPLRIIDYGDDATRKRLTANSGECMITVDMQHHSAAAGSVIEALTTQGLRITFIRLVELSKSLAARVASKAQRCLVVLASGAGAREKVASVAASFSAAVTQISSESAVQELKEAVMGPGESTAALKNCAVCVIKPHAITSGHQGPILHRLVEEGFYISALGSYQLTVADAEDFLEVYNGVLPEYKKLVEQMSSGPCWAVEVCAENAVPALRAVCGPQDPEVCHVLFPHTLRSMYGVDRIRNAVHCTDLEEDGPLESEFFFSLLQNKQ, encoded by the coding sequence ATGGTGGGCGAACAAAGGGACACGTTTGTGGTGGAGTACTTCGATCCACAAGCGAGCCTCTCTCGCACATACCAGTTTTGCTACTTTACAGACGACAAAACGATAGAGATGTACAACCTCAAGACGAAGCGCTTGTTTTTGAAGCGCTGCGCCTATCCGTCACTGAGCCCGAACGAGCTTTACGTGGGGGCGACGATCAACGTCTTTTCCCGTCCCCTTCGCATTATCGACTATGGCGACGACGCAACGCGCAAGCGGCTTACAGCGAACTCCGGTGAGTGCATGATTACCGTTGACATGCAGCACCAtagcgcggcagcgggctCCGTAATTGAGGCCCTGACAACGCAAGGCCTGCGGATTACGTTCATCCGCTTAGTAGAGCTTTCGAAGAGCCTCGCTGCCCGAGTTGCATCAaaggcgcagcggtgcctaGTTGTGCTTGcgagcggcgccggagcCCGTGAAAAGGTGGCCTCGGTGGCGGCTTCTTTTTCCGCCGCCGTGACACAGATTTCGAGCGAGAGTGCTGTgcaggagctgaaggaggcaGTCATGGGACCTGGCGAGtccacagcggcgctgaagaaCTGCGCCGTGTGCGTCATCAAGCCACATGCGATCACTAGCGGCCATCAGGGTCCCATTCTTCATCGCTTGGTCGAAGAGGGGTTTTACATTAGTGCCCTTGGCTCTTACCAGCTGACAGTGGCGGATGCCGAGGACTTTTTAGAGGTCTACAACGGAGTTCTGCCGGAGTACAAGAAGCTGGTGGAGCAGATGTCGTCCGGCCCGTGCTGGGCCGTTGAGGTTTGCGCCGAGAAcgccgtgccggcgctgcgggcggtGTGTGGCCCGCAGGACCCGGAAGTGTGCCACGTTCTTTTCCCTCACACGCTCCGGTCCATGTACGGCGTGGACCGCATCCGGAACGCTGTCCACTGTACCGACCTGGAAGAGGATGGCCCCCTTGAATCAGagttcttcttttctttgctgcAGAACAAGCAGTGA
- a CDS encoding calmodulin-like protein, producing MKEAFELLQRDGKIPKASVPTALRAAGLNPSEEKIKEIMVTATDVDMAGYEALVEKHDDKMDTAEAVKEAFRVFDKDLDGTVSVAEFRHIMTTMGEKYHEEEFRELIQGFEDNGVIHYEKFVDKMLAPFTEHGSAEDAH from the coding sequence ATGAAAGAGGCGtttgagctgctgcagcgtgatGGCAAGATTCCAAAGGCTTCAGTTCCAACAGCACTGAGGGCAGCAGGGCTCAATCCAAGTGAGGAGAAGATCAAGGAAATAATGGTGACAGCGACTGATGTGGACATGGCAGGCTACGAGGCTCTTGTGGAAAAACATGACGACAAGATGGACACGGCAGAGGCAGTGAAAGAGGCGTTTCGTGTCTTCGACAAAGACTTGGACGGGACAGTCTCGGTGGCCGAGTTCCGGCATATCATGACCACTATGGGAGAGAAGTACCACGAGGAAGAGTTTCGCGAGCTAATTCAAGGATTTGAGGATAACGGTGTTATCCACTACGAAAAGTTTGTAGACAAGATGCTTGCCCCGTTTACGGAACACGGGAGTGCAGAGGATGCTCACTAA